The sequence GGCGCTGCGCCAGGAGCCCGGCCGGGACGACCGGGGGCGGCCGCTGAAGCTGCCCGCCGGCACCACCGAGCGCCTGCGGCTGCCGCTCGCGGAGGTCGCCCGGGCCCGGGTCGAGGTCGAGTTCGACCCGCCCGCGGATCTCGAGGAGCTCCTCGCCGAGATCACCGGCGCGGACGCCGCCCCGGCGTCCCGCGCCGCCACCGACCCGGGCCCCGGCGACTCGCCAGGCCCCACCGCGGCCACGGATCATCCCGCCGCAACGAAGGAGAGCTGAGATGGACATCGACATGGGTGCCCTCCGGGCCCTCGAGCGGGAGCGCGACATCCGCCTGCCCGTCCTGCTGGACGCGATCCGCTCGGCGCTGCATGCCGCGTACCTGCACACCGATCACCCGGTCCGCGACTCGGAGGTGCTCATCGACGAGAGCACCGGCGAGGTGGCGGTCATCGCGCGAGAGCGGGACGCCGACGGCGTCGTGGTCGAGGAGTGGGACGACACCCCGGAGAACTTCGGCCGCGTCGCCGCCTCCACCGCCCGCCAGGTGATCTTCCAGCGCATCCGCGACCTGGAGGACGAGGCGGTGCTCGGCGAGTACGCCGACCGGGCGGACGACATCGTCTCCGGCATCATCCAGCAGGGCCGCGATCCGCGGATGGTGCTGGTCGACCTCGGTGAGGTCGAGGCCGTGCTGCCCCCGCACGAGCGGGTGCCCGGGGAGGACTACTCCCACGGGCGCCGGCTGCGGGCCTACGTCACCGAGGCGCGCCGCGGGCCGAAGGGCCCCCAGATCACGCTCTCCCGCTCGCATCCGAACCTCGTGCGCCGGCTGTTCGATCTCGAGGTGCCCGAGGTCGCCGACGGCACCGTCGAGATCACGGGGCTGGCCCGCGAGGCCGGCCACCGCACGAAGATGTCCGTGCGGGCCACCGTCCCCGGCGTCAACGCCAAGGGCTCGTGCATCGGCCCGATGGGCGCCCGCGTGCGCTCGGTGATGAACGAGCTGGGCGGCGAGAAGATCGACATCGTCGACTTCGACGAGGATCCGGCGACCTACGTCGCCAACGCGCTCTCGCCCTCCAAGGTCAGCAGCGTGACGGTGATCGACGAGGTCGGCCGCGCGGTGCGGGCCGTGGTCCCCGAGACCCAGCTCTCCCTGGCGATCGGCAAGGACGGCCAGAACGCCCGCCTCGCCGCCAAGCTCACCGGCTGGAAGATCGACATCCGGCCCGACAGCGCCCCGGATCCCGCCCCCGCCGACTGAGGTGTGTCCCACGCCTCCCCGCTGAGGTCGACCCCGAGCCGGTCCGCTACACTGGGGAGGCTGTTCGCCGAGTGGTGGCACGCGTCGTCCGTCGACCGTGCCCCCGCCCGTGCGGAGAAGCTCGGATCGGAGGTGGAGGAATGGTCACCCGCTCCTCCGCTCACCGACCTGAGCGCACGTGCGTCGGCTGCCGTCAGGTGGCCCCGCGCGACCAGCTGGTGCGTCTGGTCCGGGAGTCCGCTCCCGGAGGATCCGCCCCCCGCGTCCGCGTCGATCCCTCGGGATCGGCTCCCGGCCGCGGAGCGTGGCTCCATCCGGACACGTCATGTCTCGAGCTCGCCCTCCGGCGAGGCGGTTTCCCCCGGTCCTTCCGCGGACCGGTCGACACCGGGCCGTTGGCCCAGACCCTCGAGGATCCCGATTTCACCCGAACGTGGAACAGGTAGAAGAACCATGGACATCCGATGAGTACTCACCCATGAGCACCTTCAGGAATTAGTGGTCCGAGCCCTCTTGTCGGCCGGACCGAGACAGGAGAAATGTGGCTAAGGTCCGCGTCCACGAGCTCGCCAAGGAGCTCGGACACCCGAGCAAGGTCGTTCTGCAGAAGCTGCAGGACATGGGCGAATTCGTTCGCTCCGCCTCCTCGACCATCGAGGCTCCGGTAGCCCGCCGTCTGCGTCAGGAGCTCCCCACCGTCAGCGGTGACGAGGCTCCCGCGAAGAAGAGCGGCTCCGGCTCGTCCTCCATCGGCGCTCCCAAGCCCGGTGGCACCCCCAAGCCCGGTGCGAAGCCCGCTGCGAAGCAGCCCGAGGCTCCCGCCCCGTCGGCCCCCGCCGCCCCGAAGCCGGGCGCCGAGACGCCGGATGCCGAAAAGCCGGATGCCGAAAAGCCGGCTCCCGCGCCGAAGCCGGGTGCCGAGAAGCCGGCCCCCGCACCGAAGCCCGGCGCCGAGAAGCCCGCGCCGGCTCCGAAGCCGGGAGCTCCGGCGCCCACCCCGAAGCCGGGTGCCGAGAAGCCGATCCCCACCCCGAAGCCCGGCGGAGAGCGTCCCGCGCCGCGTCCGGGGGGTGCCCGTCCGGGCAACAACCCCTTCGCCAGCTCGCAGGGCATGCCCCGTCCCGGCCGCAAGCCGGGCCAGGGCGGTCCCCGCCCGGGCGGTCCCCGTCCCGGGAACAACCCCTTCGCCAGCTCGCAGGGCATGCCCCGCCCCGGTCAGCGCCCGTCGCGTCCCGGCGGCACCGAGCAGGCCGCCGGCCGTCCCGCCCGCGAGGGCGGCGCGCCCCGTCCCGGTGGTGCACCGCGTCCGGGCGGTCGCCCGGGCATGCCCACCCCGGGCATCATGCGTCAGCACTCCAGCGGCGGCCTCGCCGACGCCAACAAGGGCGGCGGCGGCCGCGGTCGTGGCGGACGCCCCGGCCCGGGCGGTCGTCCCGGCGGTCCGATCGGCGGCGGCGGTCCCCGCGGCCGCGGTGGTCGCGGCAGCACCCAGGGCGCCTTCGGGCGCGGCGGCAAGCCCGCCCGCTCGCGCAAGTCGAAGCGTGCGAAGCGCCAGGAGTTCGAACAGCAGCAGGCTCCCGCGCCGGGCGGCGTCTCGATCCCGCGCGGCAACGGCCAGACGATCCGTCTGCGCCGCGGCGCCTCGCTGTCCGATTTCGCCGATCGCATCGACGTCAACCCCGCATCGCTGATCACGGTCCTCTTCGCCATGGGCGAGATGGCCACCGCGACCCAGTCGCTGGACGAGGTCACCTTCGGCCTGCTCGGCGAGGAGCTCGGCTACAAGATCGAGATCGTCTCCCCGGAGGACGAGGAGCGCGAGCTGCTCGAGCAGTTCGACATCGACCTCGATGCCGAGCTCGCCGACGAGGACGACGAGGACCGTCGCCCGCGCCCGCCGGTCGTCACCGTCATGGGCCACGTCGACCACGGCAAGACCCGCCTGCTGGACACGATCCGCAAGGCGAAGGTCGGTGCGGGCGAGGCCGGTGGCATCACCCAGCACATCGGCGCCTACCAGGTCGCGGTCGAGCACGAGGAGGAAGAGCGCGCGCTCACCTTCATCGACACCCCGGGCCACGAGGCGTTCACCGCCATGCGTGCCCGTGGTGCGGACGTCACCGACATCGCGATCCTCGTGGTCGCCGCGGACGACGGCGTGATGCCCCAGACCATCGAGGCGCTCAACCACGCCCAGGCGGCCGAGGTCCCGATCGTGGTCGCGGTCAACAAGATCGACAAGCCGGAGGCCAATCCGGAGAAGATCCGCCAGCAGCTGACCGAGTACAACCTGATCGCCGAGGAGTACGGCGGCGAGACGATGTTCGTCGACGTCTCCGCGCGGGAGAACCTCAACATCGATGCGCTGCTGGAGGCGGTCCTGCTGACCGCGGACGCCGCGCTCGAGCTGGCGGCGAACCCGGACAAGGACGCGCGCGGCGTGTCGATCGAGGCGAACCTCGACAAGGGCCGCGGCCCGGTCGCCACGGTGCTGGTCCAGCAGGGCACCCTGCGGGTCGGCGACGCGATCGTCTGCGGCAGCGGCCACGGCCGAGTGCGCGCCATGCTCGACGAGAACGGCGAGAACGTCACCGAGGCGGGTCCGTCCCGTCCGGTCCAGGTGCTGGGCCTGACCTCGGTGCCCGGAGCCGGTGACTCCTTCCTGGTCGCCCAGGACGAGCGCACCGCGCGCCAGATCGCCGAGAAGCGGGAGGCCGCCAAGCGCGCCGCCTCGCTGTCGAAGGTCCGCAAGCGCATCAGCCTCGAGGACATCAACAAGCACATGGCCGATGGCAAGGTCGAGACCCTCAACCTCATCCTCAAGGGCGACGCCGCCGGTGCGGTGGAAGCCCTGGAGGAGTCGCTGCTGGGCATCGACGTCGGCGAGGGCGTGGATCTGCGCATCATCGACCGCGGCGTCGGCGCGATCACGATGAACAACATCAACCTCGCGGTGGCGTCCAACGCCGTCATCATCGGCTACAACGTGCGGGCCGAGGGCCTGAACGCGGACTACGCCGATCGCGAGGGCGTGGAGATCAAGTACTACTCGGTCATCTACAACGCGATCGACGAGGTCGAGCAGGCGCTCAAGGGCATGCTCAAGCCGGAGTACGAGGAGGTCGAGCTCGGCTCGGCGGAGATCCGCGAGATCTTCCGCTCCTCCAAGTTCGGCAACATCGCCGGCTCCATCGTGCGCAGCGGCATCATCAAGCGCGGCACGAAGGCACGCATCACCCGCCGGGGAGCGGTCATCGCGGAGAACATCGAGATCTCCGGGCTGCGCCGCTTCAAGGACGATGTCACCGAGGTCCGCGAGGGCTACGAGTGCGGCATCAACCTGGGCTCGCACAACGACCTGCAGCTCGAGGACCTCATCACCACCTACGAGATGCAGGAGAAGCCCCGCAGCTGATCCTGGAGCGGCCGGGCATCCCACGGGATGCCCGGCCGCACCGCGGGGGAGGGCCGCCGGCCTGCAGTCGGCGCCGCGCCGACACCGCTCCTGCGGCCCCATCCGCTGCCGGACGTGCAGCGCCGCGGCGCAGAGCGGGAGACGATCCCGCGCCGCCCGGGAACGACCAGCGAGCAGCCGACCGCGCTGCTCGTCACCCCGCCGCCGATCAGGAGAACGACACCCCATGAACGACAACCCCCGCGCCCTCCGGCTGGCCGACCGCATCAAGGTCATCGTCGCCACCATGCTCGACACCCGGGTCAAGGACCCGCGTCTCGGCTTCGTGACGATCACCGACGTGCGCGTCACCGGCGACCTCCAGCACGCCACCGTCTTCTACACCGTCTTCGGCACCGACGAGGAGCGCGAGGGCACCGCCGCCGCGCTCGAGAGCGCCACCGGGATGCTCCGCCGCGAGGTGGGCCGCCAGACCGGTGTCCGCCTGACCCCCACCCTCGAGTTCATCGCCGACGCGGTCCCCGAGAACGCCCGCGTCATCGAGGACCTCCTCAGCGAGGCCCGCGGCCGCGACGCCGAGCTCGAGAAGGCGAAGGCCGGGGCCACCTACGCGGGGGAGGCGGATCCGTATCGCAAGCCCCGCGAGGAGGAGCTGGAGGACGAGGACAGCACGGGCGCGACCGAGCCCGGCGACGACACCTCGGGCGAGGACGAGACCGGCCGCGAGCAGCCGTGACCCCCGCCCCGCACGGCGCGGCGCCCTCCGCACCCGGCTCCGCCCCGCACGGGGTGCTGCTGGTCGACAAGGCCGCGGGACGCACCAGCCATGACGTGGTCGCCCGGGTC comes from Brachybacterium faecium DSM 4810 and encodes:
- a CDS encoding transcription termination factor NusA (PFAM: NusA N-terminal domain~TIGRFAM: transcription termination factor NusA), with the protein product MDIDMGALRALERERDIRLPVLLDAIRSALHAAYLHTDHPVRDSEVLIDESTGEVAVIARERDADGVVVEEWDDTPENFGRVAASTARQVIFQRIRDLEDEAVLGEYADRADDIVSGIIQQGRDPRMVLVDLGEVEAVLPPHERVPGEDYSHGRRLRAYVTEARRGPKGPQITLSRSHPNLVRRLFDLEVPEVADGTVEITGLAREAGHRTKMSVRATVPGVNAKGSCIGPMGARVRSVMNELGGEKIDIVDFDEDPATYVANALSPSKVSSVTVIDEVGRAVRAVVPETQLSLAIGKDGQNARLAAKLTGWKIDIRPDSAPDPAPAD
- a CDS encoding predicted nucleic-acid-binding protein implicated in transcription termination (PFAM: Protein of unknown function (DUF448)), whose amino-acid sequence is MVTRSSAHRPERTCVGCRQVAPRDQLVRLVRESAPGGSAPRVRVDPSGSAPGRGAWLHPDTSCLELALRRGGFPRSFRGPVDTGPLAQTLEDPDFTRTWNR
- a CDS encoding bacterial translation initiation factor 2 (bIF-2) (PFAM: Elongation factor Tu GTP binding domain; Elongation factor Tu domain 2; Translation initiation factor IF-2, N-terminal region~TIGRFAM: translation initiation factor IF-2; small GTP-binding protein domain), whose product is MAKVRVHELAKELGHPSKVVLQKLQDMGEFVRSASSTIEAPVARRLRQELPTVSGDEAPAKKSGSGSSSIGAPKPGGTPKPGAKPAAKQPEAPAPSAPAAPKPGAETPDAEKPDAEKPAPAPKPGAEKPAPAPKPGAEKPAPAPKPGAPAPTPKPGAEKPIPTPKPGGERPAPRPGGARPGNNPFASSQGMPRPGRKPGQGGPRPGGPRPGNNPFASSQGMPRPGQRPSRPGGTEQAAGRPAREGGAPRPGGAPRPGGRPGMPTPGIMRQHSSGGLADANKGGGGRGRGGRPGPGGRPGGPIGGGGPRGRGGRGSTQGAFGRGGKPARSRKSKRAKRQEFEQQQAPAPGGVSIPRGNGQTIRLRRGASLSDFADRIDVNPASLITVLFAMGEMATATQSLDEVTFGLLGEELGYKIEIVSPEDEERELLEQFDIDLDAELADEDDEDRRPRPPVVTVMGHVDHGKTRLLDTIRKAKVGAGEAGGITQHIGAYQVAVEHEEEERALTFIDTPGHEAFTAMRARGADVTDIAILVVAADDGVMPQTIEALNHAQAAEVPIVVAVNKIDKPEANPEKIRQQLTEYNLIAEEYGGETMFVDVSARENLNIDALLEAVLLTADAALELAANPDKDARGVSIEANLDKGRGPVATVLVQQGTLRVGDAIVCGSGHGRVRAMLDENGENVTEAGPSRPVQVLGLTSVPGAGDSFLVAQDERTARQIAEKREAAKRAASLSKVRKRISLEDINKHMADGKVETLNLILKGDAAGAVEALEESLLGIDVGEGVDLRIIDRGVGAITMNNINLAVASNAVIIGYNVRAEGLNADYADREGVEIKYYSVIYNAIDEVEQALKGMLKPEYEEVELGSAEIREIFRSSKFGNIAGSIVRSGIIKRGTKARITRRGAVIAENIEISGLRRFKDDVTEVREGYECGINLGSHNDLQLEDLITTYEMQEKPRS
- a CDS encoding ribosome-binding factor A (PFAM: Ribosome-binding factor A~TIGRFAM: ribosome-binding factor A), which translates into the protein MNDNPRALRLADRIKVIVATMLDTRVKDPRLGFVTITDVRVTGDLQHATVFYTVFGTDEEREGTAAALESATGMLRREVGRQTGVRLTPTLEFIADAVPENARVIEDLLSEARGRDAELEKAKAGATYAGEADPYRKPREEELEDEDSTGATEPGDDTSGEDETGREQP